The following are from one region of the Dreissena polymorpha isolate Duluth1 chromosome 2, UMN_Dpol_1.0, whole genome shotgun sequence genome:
- the LOC127869572 gene encoding RYamide receptor-like has translation MDFTFNTSTGLELDRCDTVFNTIQIFWLVSYSVLFIISVGGNCLVCLVVIGQERMRTVTNYFLLNLAIGDIAKGVLCIPFTFVINVLVPYWPFGSFMCPFIMYMQIVTVFLSAFTLVAMSFDRYVAIIHPLRPKLTTRKALLTIAIVWILALAVPIPTVVKSRVYTNPYPNTSKECQKGLCLDIFEDNVLQQVYTIAIMCIQYVIPLIVLMFTYTRIGYIIWIKRTPGEAERRRDERIASSKRKMVKMMIVMVITYAVCWLPIHAIRLYEENIEDSEALYNSEHYQFTWTGFHWLAMSYACYNPIVYFWMNKRFRAGFKSMFFLCTHCKKGNGRSICSKRRPRLPNRTNSGSSSRFSPRASIDETKILKMSFLHKDHGDPHDL, from the exons ATGGATTTTACCTTCAACACGAGCACTGGACTCGAACTCGACCGATGTGACACAGTATTCAACACTATACAAATTTTCTGGCTCGTATCATATTCCGTACTATTTATAATTAGTGTCGGTGGAAATTGTTTAGTATGTTTAGTTGTCATTGGCCAGGAGAGAATGCGAACGGTCACGAACTACTTTCTTCTTAATCTCGCCATAGGGGACATTGCAAAAGGTGTGCTGTGCATTCCATTTACATTCGTGATTAACGTTTTAGTGCCATACTGGCCTTTTGGAAGTTTCATGTGCCCGTTTATTATGTACATGCAGATTGTGACCGTGTTTCTTAGTGCCTTCACCCTGGTTGCTATGAGCTTTGATCGTTATGTGGCAATCATACACCCGCTTAGACCGAAACTGACAACAAGGAAAGCATTATTGACGATAGCGATTGTCTGGATCCTTGCGCTCGCGGTTCCTATCCCAACAGTTGTTAAATCTCGCGTTTATACCAATCCCTACCCAAACACGTCAAAAGAGTGTCAAAAAGGATTGTGTCTGGACATTTTCGAGGACAATGTTCTACAGCAAGTGTACACTATTGCCATTATGTGTATCCAGTATGTAATCCCTTTGATCGTCCTGATGTTCACATACACACGTATTGGTTATATTATCTGGATCAAACGCACGCCCGGTGAGGCCGAGAGGCGAAGAGATGAGAGAATAGCTTCATCAAAGCGAAAG aTGGTGAAGATGATGATTGTTATGGTAATTACCTATGCCGTATGCTGGCTACCCATTCACGCCATAAGACTCTATGAAGAAAATATTGAAGACTCTGAAGCGCTATACAATTCCGAACATTACCAGTTTACTTGGACCGGGTTCCATTGGCTAGCAATGTCGTATGCTTGCTATAACCCGATTGTTTATTTCTGGATGAATAAGAGATTCCGAGCTGGCTTTAAAAGCATGTTTTTCCTGTGTACGCATTGTAAGAAAGGTAATGGTCGCAGCATATGCAGCAAACGAAGACCACGATTGCCAAATAGAACAAACAGTGGATCCAGTAGTCGATTTAGTCCACGCGCCAGCATAGACGAAACTAAAATTCTAAAAATGTCGTTTCTACATAAGGACCATGGTGACCCACATGATCTTTGA